Below is a window of Gopherus evgoodei ecotype Sinaloan lineage chromosome 21, rGopEvg1_v1.p, whole genome shotgun sequence DNA.
TTGCCTATCAAACGTGATGGGTTATGTAGAGATGAGTTCAAAACTGGGACAAACAATACATCAGTGTGTTGTGTGACAACTCCAGGTCATTTTAAGGATCCATCCATGCTTGTATTTGATGTCTTCTTGTTATGAAGGTAATATTTGAAATGTTTGGAGTCATATTtgcaaatgtaactttttctGAAACCCAAATTACACcatatttgcacatgcaaattaaaTATTTAGTCTGGAACTTCAAAGGAGGGTGATGTAGTTAGTGCACTAGATATGAATTCAGAGGAACTTGATTCAGGTCCAGGTCCTCAAAGGCTTTTAGGCATGTAATTCCCATGAGCCTTGGCGCCTTGTTTTGCCACTTGCATATTTAGTGACATTGGGCAATATCCAATACGTAAGGGTTAGTTGTCTAATTATGATAGGCCCAGCTGAAAATCACATCCATACCCCAAAAGCCCCCCCTACCCctctaaaaatcaaacaaacccaACAACATAGGTTTAGCTGTAAAACTTCAATGGGTCTTCTCTAATTTAAGCACTAATTTAAGCAATGGGTCTTCTCtaagttaagcacttgcttatGAGTTTTTCAAGATTAGTACCTTAGTTCAGAATATTCAAAGGAATTAGTCTGGATTTTATGAATTCATAAACAGATTGCACTCTATGTTCTCAAGGAGACAATTTTGTCATCAATTGATTAGATTCATAAAGAAGCTCAGAATGAAACCTCAATCAAGTACCAATGATGGACATTTTAATTCTTGGTGAATAACCTCCACACAATCAGTTTATTTAATGCAGCTTTGATCTCcgtgttcctcatgctgtagattaTTGGATTCATCACTGGAGGCACCAGGGAACAGAGAACATCCACCACAAGGTCCAGACTTGATgctgagctggaggtgggtttcaggtaATCAAAGATGCCAGTGAGAAACATCAAAGAGACCACAGTGAGATGAGGCGGGCAGTTGGAGAAGGCTTTACACCGGCCCTGCTGAGAGCGGATTCTCAGCACTGCTTTGTAGATCTGAACATCAGacacaataataaaaacaaagtagTTTAACACTAAAAATACAATGAAGGCATTACCCCCAACTTCACTGAGGTACGAGTTAGAGCAGGTGAGCTTGAgtagctgggggatttcacagaagaactggttgATGACATTGGACTGGTAGAAGGGTAACTTGAAGGTGTTCCCAGTGTACACTGCAGAGTAGACAATACCAGTAATCCAGGCACTGACTGTCATTTGGACACAAGCTATCCTGTTCATCCGcctctcatagtgcagtggttggcagatggtgACATATCGGTCGTGCGCCATGATGGTGAGTAAGGCAATATCAACTGCAATGAAGATTACGAAGAAAAAGACTTGGGTGACACATCCAGGATAAGAAATCACCCTGGTGTTCATGAGGGAATTGATCATGGATTTGaggatggtgacagagatggagctGAGGTCTATaatggacagattcatcaggaagaagtacatgggggtgtgaaggtatTGGTCGAGGGCTACTgctgtgatgatgagaagattccTCGTCATGCCTACCAGGTAAATCACTAGAAAtaccacaaagtgcaaaatctgcagctcccgaacatcagagaatcccaggagaaggaactcactCAGGGTGGTTCTGTTGGaaattttctttctcagttcatTGTATGATGGCTGTGGAGAGAAGCACTAAGATAGTGGTGGGGATTACAGTGAGAGAGGGAGTGCCAGTGATTCCATGCTGCAATATCTCATGATGTGAGTGTCAACGATGAACAGTGCTTATCATGCTCTTAACTATGAGTGGTGAGTTATCATATATGTGCAAATTGGCATGGGTCCCTTAATGTCAATGGAACTGTATCAGTTTACACCATCCAAAGATCTGGCTCAGGATGTGGCTCGATAAAATGCTATGTGAAGGATGGGGCAAGCACCTCCAACACCAATGATCTAGCCAAGATATTTCCACCATTGTGGAAATATGCAAACTTGGATGTGGAGGTAATGTATTAAAAAGCTAATGCCTGGTTTCCAGTTTCCGAGGAGTTATGACATGGAATAATAGAATcttagaatattaggattggaagagacttcaggaggtcatctagtccaaccccctgctcaaagcaggaccagttcccaactaaatcatctcagccagggctttctcaagctgggccttaaaaacctatgAACTCATAAAGCGTCCCCAGTGAAGCTCAGTTGAAATAATTCCACTGCAACACCACATAGACGATCTCTTGCCTGTTTCCCAAACTGATCTCTGGCACCAAATCCCAGCTGCATTTTCATCTCTGTGTGATGGGAGGCTAATACCATCACTCAGCTACATCTGTGTTGTATAATTCCCCTCTGTGACTGTATATCTGGCCCCATCAGGAGACTTattttctattcctggttcttccGTAGACCTGCCGTGTTACCTTGAGCCAGTTACTTACCCTGCTAatacctctgtttcccctccctccctttctctgtccTGTCCACTTAAGttgtaaactctctgggacaTAAGCAGTGTCTTACTATGTTTGTGTGCGCTCCACCTGAGTATTTCTGGTTAGCAGGCATCAATGTGAGACAGAGGATACAGTGCTAGAACAGGAGATCTGGGGTCTAGCCATGTTGCCCTCTTCTATGTCATTGAGCAGAGACAGGCTTCGTCTGGGGGCttcagctctctgtgcctcagtttaaggGAGACTTTATGTATAAAGCATAGTCAGAGGATACTAATATTGCCACTTTCTCAGTTTTACCATCCTGCACAAATCTCTTTGAAACAGCAATAAATGTGATATTGGACAATAACAATGTTGGCCCATTGGCTTAATTATTAGTTTCCAATCTGGGGTATTCagatattttctgtttaaatcatttcaaaggaaaagtggactttaaactgaaaacatttttatgaTAGATTTGTCCTATCCTTAAAATCAATGTATGTATTggaaaaatctttttcttttttcaaaaaacaCTGTGacaatttttcagtattttttaagAGCAGTAGTTTGGTTCTTGattcacaaaaccaaaaaaatgtttggtttctaCAATTTCAATGAAAGTAGAATTTTTTATGCTGGAAAAAAATGAGCAGCTCTAGATGTTTGCTTTAATGATAGTAAATGTTTCAAAGAGTTCCAATTGTAACTCATAGTTCTAGTATTACATTGCTGCAGTATATTAGCACCCAAACATATTTAACTGAAATGGCAGACTTATAGCATTGGTCTTTGTGGAATGTTTGCCAGCCTCTGAAGCACTGGACAGTCCACTGCCAGGATTCTTCACTGTCTGTCTGTACACTTATCAGTAATGCCTCATCACTATGTTATCAAGCTGCTGTCTCCCAGTCCCTTCACAATATTTCTTGTGTTGCTGGGTCTCTCTGCAGATCCAAGCAGACAGGGACCCACTCCGCAGATGAGTGCTCTCCTCCTTGGGCAGGCTTGGCTGAAATGTGAAGGACTGAATGGGATTGGGGACTGAAAGCCCCTCCCATCTCTGAAATTGATCCTGGCTTGTGCAGGATTCAGACACAGTCATAGAGCAGGACCTTGCCATAGACCTTGCCTGGAGCTAAATAGCTGAATCTGGTCACCAGGGCAGtgagcccagctctgatctcaTCTCAGGAACAATCCACCTTGACAAACTTCCCTATCTGACTCTAACCCAACAGAAGGGGAAGAGCACCCAGCATGGATCTCACATGATGGCAGCTTCCCTGCAAGGATCCTTGGTTAAAAACAAGGCAGGGCTGAATCCCATATGGCATCCCAAGAAGATTGCCAAATAGGATATATATTGGTAGCAATGACATGTGACCTACAATAGCTCAGAGCCCagtgccaccagagccccagctGGCCCGAAATGGCCTGTTCCTTCATTAATGCCACATAAACAGCTCTGGGGGAGTAGAGATTGTTTTTCCTCCTACATTTTGTCAGCAGCACTTGGGATGCAGCCTCCAGAGGAACCCACAGCTGAGACTTCTCTGGGTGTTTGATGTTGGTCACTAAGAGGTACCTGGAGGCAAACACTAAAAGCTCAGCACAATCTCCTAAAATAGTGCAAACTGATACAGTTTCATTGAGTTCCGAGTAGTTAGAGATCTTCATACAAAGTGGAGATGTggtcctttgatttcaatggagataCTTAATTTTACattagctggggatctggccctaagaTGACCATGAAGCTATGTCACTTTTCACCAGTTGGGAATCAGGCCTCATTGACTCCACCGGAGCTactattgatttacaccagctggggatctgttcCCTTAAACAATTTCAAATCCATTTTATTTGCCTGTGAATCTGAACTGAATGAGAGACAAAAGTTTCTATCCAATCGGCACTTTCTTAGCTCTTTGTCCTATGGAATTAATTGCCAGAGTGTAACTTTTAATGGTTAAGGAGCAATTCATTCCGACTGGGGACAGAACTTTGGAGGACTTCAGTGTTGCAGAGATTTTCTGTATCTGAATTTCAACTACCATAGGGATGGATGGCCTGACAGTCTTTTGTTCTTTCATTCTTTCAGCAATTCTATATATATATTAGAGCAGACAACATGAAAATAAAAGGCACGTTAGACTGCAGGTGCAATGCTGCATGCCATCTTAAAACTGTTTATTTCACACTGATCCAGTTACTAATGCTATCCTAATATCACATTTCCATATGAACAATTTCTGTAGTTTGTGTAGAGATGTTATGTGATGTTGAATGGCAATGTGGATAGTCCCCATAATTTTGTCTGGGTGGACAGGCAGAGGATCACAAATGAGAGAGGAACCTTCCACAACACAATCTCTCTGCTGATGTACAATCCATGTGCTCTAAAAATAGTCTGAGAACTTCAAGACAGAAAAGTCTGCCTAGTTCGGTCGCTTTTCAAGATTGGAACtagagaaaagcaacattttaaaatacggctcaaaataattattgtcttaatagtaacaaaatggcaaatgctaATGCTGAAGGATCCCTAAAAAGACATGGACTAGGCTACAGCTATACCGCTATAGTGCTAAAAGCTTAAAGAAGTCCTTAGACTCCCAAGTTACTAAGGCCAAGTTTTAAGGATATTTAGGTGCCTCTAGGAAATTAttggggcacttttgaaaaagaatcatagaatcatagaatatcagagttggaagggacctcaggaggtcatctagtccaaccccttgctcaaagcaggaccaatctccaactaaatcatcccagccagggctttgtcaagcttgaccttaaaaacctctaaagaaggagattccaccacctctttaggtaacccattccagtgtttcaccaccctcctagtgaaaaagttttccctaatatccaacctaaacctcccccactgcaacttgagaccattactccttgttctgtcatctgctaccactgagaacagtctagatccatcctctttggaaccccctttcatgtagttgaaagcagctaccaaatcccccctcattcttctcttctgcagactaaataatcccagttccctcagcctctcctcataattcatgtactccagccccctaatcatttttgttgccctctgctgggctcttttcagtttttccatatcctccttatagggtggggcccaaaactgcacacagtactccagatgaggcctcatcaatgtcaaatagagtGGAATGACCATGTTCCTCTATCTACTGGCAAAGCCCCTACTTATAAAAGCCTTCCTCTgccacttccgagggctccgatatgtCCGTCTGTTCCACATGATATCAAAGGAGTCAGACTGTCATAAAACTGGCCTACGTGAGAAAATAATCAGACCTTAACAATTAGGGCTAGATCCTTAGCAAACAAGTGTAGTTCTATTCACTTGATAGTGCTTAACCAATTTACATCTTATGAAGGTCTGGCTtcctgatttcaatggagctacatccaTTTACACCAGCCAGTGACTGGGCCCATTGAAGCCGGTGCTAATATGACAATTTACACAAGCTGTGGCTCTGACATGTACATTTTtcccaggagctcaatctattcagaTTGACAAAGATAACGTCAAGGACTGACTTGAGCACAGTATACAGATACCTACATGGGAACAAATGCTTCATAATGGGCTCTCCAGTCTAACAACCAAAGGTATAACATGGTCCAAAGACtgaaagttgaagttagacaaattcagagtacaAATAAGGTGTAAATTCTTAACCAGTGGAACCATTTACCAAGTTTTGTGGTCAAGAAATCAgattggatgatcacaatggtcccttcgggccttggaatctattaatacTATTGGTTGACAGCCATACTGTTGTGAGTTATGGCTTGCCTCTCACTTTGCAGATAAGCCCTTAGAGCTGAATGCTGattatatcagtgtaaatctaGACTCGACACTGTTGTGGTTTTGCATGCGTACATGACCTGAACATGATTGTGTGTTTGCATGAAGACTGGACTCTACTGAGTGTTTGTGTATATGTGGGCTGTACAATATTGTGTGTGTTTGGCTGTATGCTATTGTGTGGCACTAGATGATAATGTCCTTTGATAGAAGCTATGTATGGCTTCAGCACAGGGCCTGTCCATTTTCAATGAGGATTCCATACTGCCTTTGCTACAAGCACTATGTGAACTAGTATGGAGAACACAGCAGACTCATAAGCTGCTGTACAAGATCTGACCACTAGATGGTAATAAGGAGCCACTCTGTGTTAGCCTGGGTTAGGAGCACATTTCTGGAGTATGAGAATCTGAGTGACCGCGTGTACCTGAGAATAAACTACAATAACAATGACATGGGATTAGTGGGAAAGTCTGGACTGCCCAGGCCTCCAGGATGTGGGAGGTGATTCAGTTCAGATAAATCAGCCACACAGAGTCACTCGTACATATGCCACTCACTGGTATTTGTGTGTTACAAAACCCCTCTGAGTCCAATCCCCAGAACAGGTGAGTCTGTCACACCCCTACCAGGGAGCCTGTCTCTTTAGATCAAGCTGCAACCTTATCTCTGCTGGTCCCTGATGCAACCACAAGGTACCAGCCAAGATGGTGACCATCATGTAAGTGCAATGGGGCCCTATTTCTATATttatcctagaatcatagaatcgtaggatcAGTCAAGTTTCCTGCACAcatggaaggactaagtattatcaagaCCCTCCCTTACAGCTGTTTAAATAAATTgctgttaaaaatctccaaagatggagattccataacctccctgggcaatttattccagtgcttaaccaccctgacagttaagaagtttttcctaatgtccaacctaaacctcccttgctgcaagttaagcctattgcttcctgtcctatcctcagaggttaaggagaataatttttctccctcctccttgtaacaatcttttatgtacttggaaactgctatcatgtccctgtTAGACTCTCTAGTACCACAGTAGTACCTTGGCACCCCCATATTTTCCATTGGCTGTGACTATGATAAAAGtatgcctggtgaggtatcatttcaaaaatcttaatataaaaaaaattaatatcttGTTGCATTTTATCACTGTATCCTGTATCACtgtatgggaagttatgaagtttgctatgtgtgtgttactgaaatatatcGTAagattgaaaacacccacaaccagcctttcaggtagaAGAATGGAGAAGACAGCCAGTGCTAAAGGCCTAGTAAAGGGAATCCACACTGCTAAGGACTATCACAGGATTTGTATACAATGAAGGCTTCTCAGAGGAAGCACATAGATAATGGAGACTGCTTTACTCACATCATAGCAAAGGATTTtcccagcaagctggaagaagctATAAAGGGAGGAAGTGACACTATTGCTTGGTCTCattccccccacaactcaacacccaTAAAGATATTTTGTGGAAAAAGGTTTTGAACAGGAGTGGTGGCCCCAGGCTGAAAAGAGAAATCCGAGTCTGTGTTTGAAGGAAATATACCATCATGGTGAGACATTGTTTGAGtcaaatcctgtctagtttaTAGTACTCAGATTgtaattttgcttttatttcttgggtaaccaactttgatctgtatGTTTataacttataatcacttaaaatctgtcttgcTGTAGTTAATAAATATGTTATATGCTTtacctaaaccagtgtgttttgcttgaagtgcttCGGGAACCTGCTCAGTGTAATGAAGCTGGCAGATTGGGTAATCTTTCACCAGTGAGGTTTCTGATcaggtgtgatggggtgtacctaACCTGAACCAACCCCTAAAGGGTTAACTGTGCTTTTCAGGCTGAGGAAGCCCCAGCTGTCTGACTCTGCTGGGCCTGTTCAGCCTGGAGGCAGAGTATAAAAGAAAGCAGCCCAACTAAGTGTGGGCAGGCTGCTGAAGCAGGAAGATGCAGACTGCAGGCTCTCTCCAGggagctgctccaggccccaAGTACAGGTCCCGAGCATGCAGAGCtccagacagaccccagactgccTGAGAAGCCCAGAGAAGAGTCCGCGCTGGCAGGAGCTATGCCACTTGAAGCACCAGAGACCTGGAGATTCTGTGGAAAATCACTGGGGGAGAaagggtaggaagcagcccaggagaCTTGGACTTTTCTCCGGTGAGTGAACAGGGGAACCAGTCAGTGTGTTTCATGAGGATGTGCGCTGACTTGGTGGTGAGCACCCCCACCACTGCTAGAGACCTGGGGTGGGACTTGTAGAAGAAGGGAGAGTCTGAGTCCCCCAACCTGGGTACCACAAACCCCTGAGTGGTGCCTCACTTCCCCAATGGGTCAATAGGCCACACAGTTTTATAGAGTTGGACAGCTTTACTTAATCTGGACATTAGGTCATGCTGCTCTGATTGGAAGGGCCactttattgactctggccatctGCCTGCCTGACCTGACTTCCCAGGAGGTGTTCTGCCTGCCAGAAGCCCGTATTTGAGACATCATGGAAGGATTCTTGAGGATCATTGCAACTAGACTAAACTAAACACTTCCTTGTTTCTCAGATTATATCTGAGAAGGTTTATTAGTGGGCTCAGATTAGCATAGAACAACTACAGCTTCCTCTGTGTAGCTCTTTCCATGCACCTCTCAGCAGCCATCACAAGTGAGACCCTCCTGTAGCTTCATTCCAGCTAATAGAAACAAAGGAGAGAGTAAAAGAGCAGCTTTCCATTCCTTGGTGATGAGAAAGCAAGAGGCCCCATTCCCATCTCATCGCCTCTCACCCATTTGCTACCCCATAAAACCCAAAGCCTCTTAATTTGACTGGTTGCATTGCAAAATTTCTCTGTGCCAGAAGATGCTACCTTGAGAGGaagtgcattcaaaaataaaattgatttaCACAAAAGACTGCATTTTCATGGAGGTTGTGTGTAACCATCTTACTTGATgccattaaaaacacattttcaaaggaaGTCACAACTTGGAGTGGACCTGTGTGGAGTTCAGATGGTGACAGATTCTGGGGAATGACTAGATGTGTTTTTCCATCATAGAGTATTTATATAGTTACAAATATGTATAGCGACACATATCTATTACACCTCAAACTGTAGGCATAGTCATGAGATGAAAAaataggatttcaccccaagggATGCTGTCCAGGATCCTAAACCCACTAGCCCAAGGATGGACAACACTGGACATACCCATTTCCACTTTTTTCCTGGAAGGCCACACAGAAAATAGGTGACAGAGCTaggaaacaaattattttttctagTGCCTAAACCACCAGACcttcctgcctcagcctgggAAGGAAGGAGATACAGCAGCTGTGCTGTCTACATGCTGCATGGCTGCATAGGATCACTGATGAGAACTTAGCATGCATACTGTATTGCATGATTGATATAAAAAAGGAGCAGCTATACTGCATAATGTTGTGCAGCTATCAGCAGAAGCTCTAGGGTGGAAAAAGGGGGTAGCTATACCATACCCAGAGCTCTACATGGTTGCAGAAATTAAGGGATAAGAAAGAGGCAGCTATAGGGATAGATTCTCAGTTCTAGTAAACTCATAGCTCTGTTTACTTTAATGAGGCTACATCAATTtgcatcagctggggatctggcccattgactccaatggagctacagctTATGCCTACCAACTGGGGATCTGGTCCACAGATCCAGCAGAGCTACGTCAACTTACATCAGAGGAGAATGTTGTTCACTAACCCCAATGGAGATAcattggtttacaccagctggggctctggcccACTCACTCCGATGGAGTTCACATTAATGTAATCCAGCTGGCAATCTGGCCCATTGTCATCACTCTGAAAGATAAACTAGTGCTTCATAATATGATGAAAGATTTTCCACCAGAGGCTCATTAGGTTaattcactaaatgaaattaCATTTGGGAAAACACAAGTCAGTGGCATGAGgcattaataaaaacaaagcttTGGAGACATAAAAGGTTAATGGTCATGGGTTGAAGTGAGACCTTATTAAAAAGTTTTGAGACTCAACTGTACTTCTTAAATACTTTGAACTGGACTGGGAACAACAATCTTCCCCACAGGATTTGCAATAAGAAAGAAATTGTTAGTCTTAGGCTTCCCTCAAAACACCAAAATAATTCAGGTCAAGGTGACACAGCTTTCCCCAGAAGTGGACGATACATTGTGATGCACTAACTCAATGGTTTTATAGACTATGCTAGAATGTTTACACTAGCTGATGTGTGCATACACACAAGTGTACATGTGTTTCTGTCTGCATAAACCATTATCCTCTTCTGCGTGGTTTTAGATACTCTAAAGTGTGCTCTTTTTTATGCTTTGTAGAACTGATTTTCTTGAGATAATGTAAGGACCAGTACTTCCAAATCCACAATAGTCTTGGAGTgtgtgtgacattctataccttggtgGAGCGTAcagtaacccccatattcctcattttcatataatcgtaatctcacatataaagcatgccttgtaaggtatcagcagaaaggttattttatttccaatagaaacaaatttttaaaattataatacaTATAATCCATCAGGTACAAAAAGCTACATGCATAATTTGCTCTGTATTtatgctgaaatttttcaaataatGCCATGGATTTAGCTGTCCAAGCTGAAATACAataggagttagatgcctaagacCCTTAAGCTCCTTTGAAATCCCCAGCCTAAGTCTTTGTCCCATATCTCCTACACAACTAGGCTTCCTCCCCTCCATTTGTCTTAAGgaactttggcccagatccacaaagtgaTGTACAAAGGTGTTGAGACACTGAGCTCCCTtacagcctggagccccccctgggctatgggatattcagaTATGGGTcttcctcaatctctcctgtcaGAGTGgctccactttaattaaataattgaataattaCATATTAATTGGGACATAGAAAAAGCAAGAAAACTTTATAGCCTGacggttagagcactcacctgaaaAGTGGCTGATCCCTCTTCAATCCCTTTCCCTCAGCAGGCACAGTGGGAACTGCAACAGGAgttctcccatatcccaggtgagtgcctgaaACCCCGGGCTAAACGTTATGAGGGAGAATGTAGGTGCCCCGAGGCCTAGATAAAAGAAGCAGTGCACATGCGCAAAGGCAGGAAGATAGGTGCAAAAATGTTGGTGCTAAGTGAGTTTAGGAACCTATTGGGTGAGGCACCCATCAGATGTCATTTTGTGTATTTTGGTAATGCCTAAAAATGGGATGCAGGTTCCTAAATCTGGAATTAGGCACCTCACCCCTCTGTGTATCCAAGCCTCTGAGCCTGGATTTCATCCTGTTCATCCATCTATCTGACAGGATCCTCAGCCCATTTCTAAAAGCCACCATCCAGCCGTGCGCTGCAACAGAAGCCTGCCCTTGTCCCTTGCCATCACCATCCCTTTTCTAAAACTCAAAATGAAAGAGAAGCAACAACAGAAGCCAGATGAGAGTGAATCATAACCTGGCTCCCTGCCAGACTGTAAGGTCAGAGATCACAGGCCAGACTTGTCTAGCTATGATTGTTTCCATTTTCAGTGTACTTTAAAAATTAGCATGGATTCTCTGATCTCTTGTCAAGGCCACACACTCACTCCTAACATGTGCCAAAGCCTCcttgacatttttatttctcaggctgtagatgatggggttgacTAGAGGAGTCAGAACTGTGTAGAAGACGGAGAAGACTTTGTTTAGGTCTCTCAGAGTGGGGTTTTTTGGAGACAggtacacaatattcaaggtcCCATAGAAAAtggtcaccacaatgaggtgggaggagcaggtggaaaatgctTTTTGCCTCCCAGTGGTAGATGGAATTCTCAGGATTGTGATGATGATGCAAACATAGGAGATGAGAGTCAATagaaatgggggcagggtgaaTATGGAGGCCAGGACTAAAGTGACAAGTTCGATCGGGcgggtgtcactgcaggagagtttaaTCACTGGggtgaaatcacaaaagaaatggtcaatttcactggGGCCGCAGAAGATTAAACGTGACATCAGAGATGTTACTATAGCACTAGCCACCATCCCATTGATCCAAGACCCTGCTGCTAGATGGAGGCAGAATTTGCCATTCATATGAGTTGCATactgcagtggtttgcatattgcTACATATCTATCATAAGACATGACAGACAAGAGACAACACTCAGATCCTGCTAGCCAGGTAAAGAAATAATATTGCAAGAAACAGCCATTTACTGAAATGACATATTCATTTGTCAGGAAACTGGCCATCATCCTAGGCAGGATGGTGGAAGTGTAGCAGGTGTCCAAGCAGGACaaattccccaggaagaagtacatgggggtgtgaaggtgctgatcagccacaactaacACAATGATGAGGACGTTTCCAGCCACAGTGAgaatgtagatcactagaaacagcaggaaaagaaaaacatgcaGTCCAGGATGActcccaaatcccaggaggatAAATTCTGTGATGGTTGTTTGATTTCCCTGGTCTGTTTTTGCCATGAGGTGTATCTAGGACAATTAAATGGAAGTCTGTGACATTATTTGATGAAAATGATCTTAAGTTTTTATGCAGCAATATAAATGTAATTCCATAAATATTACATAACACAAGTCAGTTGGCTAAGACTAAAATGGTTGGTTGGAAGACTCACAATTGAGTGCCAGGGTGTCTAGAATCATGGGTTGGAATTTTTAAAGGCATCTAAGGGAGTTAAGCATACAGCTAAGGTTGACGT
It encodes the following:
- the LOC115638012 gene encoding olfactory receptor 10A7-like, which translates into the protein MAKTDQGNQTTITEFILLGFGSHPGLHVFLFLLFLVIYILTVAGNVLIIVLVVADQHLHTPMYFFLGNLSCLDTCYTSTILPRMMASFLTNEYVISVNGCFLQYYFFTWLAGSECCLLSVMSYDRYVAICKPLQYATHMNGKFCLHLAAGSWINGMVASAIVTSLMSRLIFCGPSEIDHFFCDFTPVIKLSCSDTRPIELVTLVLASIFTLPPFLLTLISYVCIIITILRIPSTTGRQKAFSTCSSHLIVVTIFYGTLNIVYLSPKNPTLRDLNKVFSVFYTVLTPLVNPIIYSLRNKNVKEALAHVRSECVALTRDQRIHANF
- the LOC115638010 gene encoding olfactory receptor 14C36-like, translating into MVLASHHTEMKMQLGFGARDQFGKQPSYNELRKKISNRTTLSEFLLLGFSDVRELQILHFVVFLVIYLVGMTRNLLIITAVALDQYLHTPMYFFLMNLSIIDLSSISVTILKSMINSLMNTRVISYPGCVTQVFFFVIFIAVDIALLTIMAHDRYVTICQPLHYERRMNRIACVQMTVSAWITGIVYSAVYTGNTFKLPFYQSNVINQFFCEIPQLLKLTCSNSYLSEVGGNAFIVFLVLNYFVFIIVSDVQIYKAVLRIRSQQGRCKAFSNCPPHLTVVSLMFLTGIFDYLKPTSSSASSLDLVVDVLCSLVPPVMNPIIYSMRNTEIKAALNKLIVWRLFTKN